The following is a genomic window from Candidatus Schekmanbacteria bacterium.
CATTCTTAGGCGCAATTCTTGCAGCTTTTGAAGCTAATTCTGATGATTTTTTGAAATCTTTGCCTGTTTCTGCATAAACCCAAGCAAGATTGTTCAATACAGGCACGGAATTTGGTGCGCTTTCCAATGCCTTTTCATAATAAGAAATTGCTTTATCATATTCTTTCTCTTCCTGATATATAGAGCCAAGATTGAATAGCACTGACGGATTCTTTGGATTTAACGATAGTGCTTTATTGAAATATCTAATAGCATCCTTTTTGTCATTTTTCTTCAAATATAACTGAGCAAGTGTAATCAAAGTTTCTGTTGATTTGGGGGAAAGTTTTAGTGCTTTCATAAGGTTTGATTCAGCAGCCATGAAATCACCTTTTTCCATATTTAGATTTCCCGCAATTCTCAAAGGTACCGATGATTTCGGGTTGTCCTTTGCCATTGCATTGGCTATTGCCAAAGCTTCGTCATATTTCTTGAGTACAGAAAGGACATTTATTTTTTGCATTTTTATTTCATTGGAATTTGGCGCTTTTGAAAGGGCTTTATCTAAAAATTCCAATGCCTTTTCATATTTTTTAGATACTGCATAAAGGGTGCCAAGACGAAGGTAGGCCAGTGGGCTGTCTTCCTGAATGGAAAGGATTTTGTTATATTCCTTTTCTGCCTGCTGGAAATCTCTCTTCGTAACATAATAAAGTCCAAGTAAATCGTAACCAACGATGGCTTTATCATTGATGTTAATTATTTTTTCTGCAAGCCCTTTTGATTTTTCAGCAAGTCCAAGTCGTTGATAGAGTCGTGCTGTATAAACCATTAACTGAATGTTGTCAGGATTTGATTTTATACTATTCTCCAATACTTCAATTGCCTTCCTTGGCTTTCCATTGACAAGATTTAGTGTTGCAATCCTTCTGATTACGGAAATATTTGAAGGAGATTTTTTTAATGCCTCATTGAGTATCTTTTCTGCCTCTGCATAATTTCCTTTTCTTATATAAATTGTAGCAATGTTGTTATAAGAGGAGATGAATTTAGGAGCTATCTTGATGGCTTTGCGAAAGTATTCAATAGCTTTTGATTCATTCTTCTTATAATAATAAGTTGATCCTAAGAGATTGAGAAGTACTGGATTGTCTTTTGCCTGTTTTAGGCCTTTATTGCATTCTTTGATAGCTTTATCATACTGTTTATCCCGAATATAGCTTATTATAAGATTATATCTTGCATTTAAGAAGTCCGGATTGATTTTTAGCGCTTTTTCAAATTCTTCAATTGCCGAATCGATTCTTCCTGTGCTTGAATAGAATTTCCCAAGGTTGAGATAAGAAGGCGCAAATTCAGGATTTGTCTCTATTGCTTTATTAAATTCCTCTTCTGCTTTATCAGGCTGGTTTGTCAATGTGTATGCTTGTCCCAATGTGCTGTATGCAAGAGGGTTTTCAGGTGCTAATGTGGTTATCTTCTCAAATTCCGATATAGCTTCATCATTCCACCCTTGGCGAAGATAGAGAGTGCCAAGATATAAATGGACTTGAGGAAAGTTGGGCTTAATTTTTTGCACGGTCTTCAATTCACTTATTGCCTGCTGAATATTCCCCTTTGCTTCATGGGCTAATGCAAAATAAAATCTTGCTTCAGCAAATCCTGGTGCCTTATTTACTGCTTCCTGAAGATGTGTAAATGCATCGTCGAGCTTTCCCTGCATCAAAAAAGCAACACCTTTTAAGTAATTTCCTCCTGCAAGTTTGAAATTTATCTTATTTAATTCTTCTCCTTCATTTGCGGCTTCGTCATATTTTTTTTGGTCCAAATAAAGGACGCCAAGAAGAAAATGTGAGTCATAATGCTGAGGATTTAATTCAATTGCTTTTTTGAAAGTGTTTTCTGCAGCAGCATAGTCCTTCTTTTTTACATAAAAATTTGCAAGACTCAGGACAGCTTCAAAATTTTTTGGGTTGATTTCCAAAGCTTTTTTATAAAAGAATTCTGCTTTATCGAATAGCTTCTTTTTAGAATAAAGATGTCCTTTTGTAATATATGCTTTTGGAAATGATGGATCTATTTTGATTATTTTATCTAAGATTGCTTCTGCTTCATCAAAGTTTTCCTTATAGATTTGCGCATTGGCTATATTATTTAGCGCTTCCTTATTATCAGGCTCGACAGCAATAACCTTTTTGAACTCTGTGAGAGCGTCATCAATCTTATTACCTGCAAGTTTAATGATCCCCAATTGCAGGTGCAAATCTGGTTTATCAAAACCATTTTCAATTGCTTTGTTGAACTGTTCTTCTGCTTTAGATAGCTCTCTTCTACCCATATAAGATTTCCCAAGATAATAAAGTGCTTCGCCTGAAGAAGGATTTATTTGAAGTGCATTTTTCAGTTCGATGATAGCTCTATTATAGTCATTATTTTTGAGATGTTCTTCTGCCTTTGCAATATGTGATTTTACTTTTTCTTCAGGACTCTTACAGCCATAGCCGGCAATTAGAGATATAGAAAAAACTATCACAAATGTAGTAATTATCCTTTTTAAATGGGGCGCCATAATTGTATTCCTCCTTTTCAAAATAAATTACACATAGAAATCAAAATTTCTTTTCTTATTTAACTGAAAACTCAAAAGAAATAGAAGTTTTATTTATAGAAAGGGCGAAACAGGTTTTAAA
Proteins encoded in this region:
- the prsT gene encoding PEP-CTERM system TPR-repeat protein PrsT, translating into MAPHLKRIITTFVIVFSISLIAGYGCKSPEEKVKSHIAKAEEHLKNNDYNRAIIELKNALQINPSSGEALYYLGKSYMGRRELSKAEEQFNKAIENGFDKPDLHLQLGIIKLAGNKIDDALTEFKKVIAVEPDNKEALNNIANAQIYKENFDEAEAILDKIIKIDPSFPKAYITKGHLYSKKKLFDKAEFFYKKALEINPKNFEAVLSLANFYVKKKDYAAAENTFKKAIELNPQHYDSHFLLGVLYLDQKKYDEAANEGEELNKINFKLAGGNYLKGVAFLMQGKLDDAFTHLQEAVNKAPGFAEARFYFALAHEAKGNIQQAISELKTVQKIKPNFPQVHLYLGTLYLRQGWNDEAISEFEKITTLAPENPLAYSTLGQAYTLTNQPDKAEEEFNKAIETNPEFAPSYLNLGKFYSSTGRIDSAIEEFEKALKINPDFLNARYNLIISYIRDKQYDKAIKECNKGLKQAKDNPVLLNLLGSTYYYKKNESKAIEYFRKAIKIAPKFISSYNNIATIYIRKGNYAEAEKILNEALKKSPSNISVIRRIATLNLVNGKPRKAIEVLENSIKSNPDNIQLMVYTARLYQRLGLAEKSKGLAEKIININDKAIVGYDLLGLYYVTKRDFQQAEKEYNKILSIQEDSPLAYLRLGTLYAVSKKYEKALEFLDKALSKAPNSNEIKMQKINVLSVLKKYDEALAIANAMAKDNPKSSVPLRIAGNLNMEKGDFMAAESNLMKALKLSPKSTETLITLAQLYLKKNDKKDAIRYFNKALSLNPKNPSVLFNLGSIYQEEKEYDKAISYYEKALESAPNSVPVLNNLAWVYAETGKDFKKSSELASKAARIAPKNGAVVDTLGWIYLKRGMVKEAKKQFEKALTLMPDNAEIHFHLGKSLLRLGDKAGAKKSFQRSLELSQNFAGAEEARRFLKNN